The following coding sequences lie in one Brevibacterium marinum genomic window:
- a CDS encoding F0F1 ATP synthase subunit B, with translation MTPVHILASAENPLLPAWYDIIWSAICLLIVFLVVWKYVLPAFNKTLDERAQRIQGGIEKAEKVQAEADEALAEYQKQLADGRAEAARLRAEAQEEGAQIIANMKTQAHAESERIVAQAQTQIEAERQSAMVQLRSEVGTLATDLASRIVGESLTDDQRSANVVDRFISDLESQSSAQPVKGA, from the coding sequence ATGACTCCGGTACACATTCTTGCCTCGGCTGAGAACCCGCTTCTCCCAGCCTGGTACGACATCATCTGGAGTGCCATCTGTCTGCTGATCGTCTTCCTGGTTGTCTGGAAGTACGTCCTCCCGGCCTTCAACAAGACCCTCGACGAGCGCGCACAGCGCATTCAGGGTGGAATTGAGAAGGCTGAGAAGGTGCAGGCCGAAGCCGATGAGGCTCTGGCCGAGTATCAGAAGCAGCTCGCCGACGGCCGTGCAGAAGCTGCACGACTGCGTGCCGAGGCTCAGGAAGAAGGCGCCCAGATCATCGCCAACATGAAGACCCAGGCTCATGCGGAGTCGGAGCGCATCGTCGCTCAGGCTCAAACGCAGATCGAAGCCGAGCGTCAGTCCGCCATGGTGCAGCTGCGTTCGGAAGTCGGGACGCTCGCCACCGATCTGGCATCGCGCATCGTCGGTGAGTCTCTCACCGATGATCAGCGTTCTGCCAACGTGGTCGACCGCTTCATCTCAGATCTTGAGTCGCAGTCGTCGGCACAGCCGGTCAAGGGGGCGTGA
- the atpA gene encoding F0F1 ATP synthase subunit alpha, whose product MAELTIRPEEIRDALGKFVDSYNPESSVKSEVGKVVTAGDGIAHVSGLPGTMANELLRFEDGTLGLAQNLDEREIGVVVLGEFSGIAEEQNVYRTGEVLSIPVGDGYLGRVVDPLGRPVDGLGDVDTVGSRELELQAAGVMDRQEVREPLQTGYKSIDAMIPVGRGQRQLVIGDRKTGKTALAIDTIINQKANWETGDPTKQVRCIYVAVGQKGSTIAGVRRSLEEAGALEYTTIVSSPASDPAGFKYLAPYSGSAIGQHWMYDGKHVLVVFDDLSKQAEAYRAVSLLLRRPPGREAFPGDVFYLHSRLLERCAKLSDELGGGSMTGLPIIETKANDVGAFIPTNVISITDGQIFLQSDLFNAGQRPAVDVGVSVSRVGGSAQTKALKSVSGTLKISLAQYRSLEAFAMFASDLDDATKRDLARGARLTELLKQSQYTPMPFEKQTVSIFAGTHGYLDEIEVSDVLKFETQLHDHIERKTGIFTTIRETLKLDDDTSAELDSVLEEFTKNFVSTDSNGSKVGSEDTATASSEEVEQEQIVRQKR is encoded by the coding sequence ATGGCGGAACTGACAATTCGCCCGGAAGAGATCCGGGACGCTCTCGGGAAGTTCGTTGACTCGTACAACCCCGAGAGTTCGGTAAAGAGCGAGGTCGGCAAGGTCGTCACCGCCGGTGACGGAATTGCCCACGTCTCGGGCCTGCCGGGGACCATGGCCAACGAACTCCTTCGGTTCGAAGACGGCACTTTGGGCCTGGCACAGAACCTGGACGAGCGGGAGATCGGCGTTGTCGTACTCGGCGAATTCTCCGGAATCGCCGAGGAGCAGAACGTCTACCGGACCGGTGAGGTCCTGTCGATTCCCGTCGGTGACGGATACCTCGGTCGCGTGGTCGACCCGCTGGGGCGTCCCGTCGATGGGCTCGGAGACGTCGACACCGTCGGCAGCCGTGAGCTCGAGCTCCAGGCCGCAGGCGTGATGGATCGCCAGGAGGTCCGCGAACCTCTGCAGACCGGTTACAAGAGCATCGACGCCATGATCCCGGTCGGACGTGGCCAGCGTCAGCTTGTCATCGGTGACCGCAAGACGGGTAAGACCGCTCTCGCGATCGACACGATCATCAACCAGAAGGCCAACTGGGAGACCGGCGACCCGACGAAGCAGGTCCGCTGCATCTACGTCGCCGTCGGCCAGAAGGGCTCGACCATCGCAGGTGTGCGCCGGTCGCTCGAAGAAGCCGGCGCACTGGAATACACCACGATCGTGTCCTCCCCGGCCTCCGACCCGGCCGGCTTCAAGTACCTCGCACCGTACTCCGGATCGGCCATCGGTCAGCACTGGATGTACGACGGCAAGCACGTCCTCGTGGTCTTCGATGACCTGTCGAAGCAGGCCGAGGCCTACCGCGCCGTCTCTCTTCTCCTGCGTCGTCCGCCGGGCCGTGAGGCCTTCCCCGGCGACGTGTTCTACCTCCACTCACGCCTGCTCGAACGCTGTGCGAAGCTGTCCGACGAGCTGGGCGGCGGATCGATGACGGGGCTGCCGATCATCGAGACCAAGGCCAATGACGTCGGTGCGTTCATTCCCACCAACGTCATCTCGATCACGGATGGTCAGATCTTCCTCCAGTCGGATCTGTTCAACGCCGGTCAGCGTCCCGCTGTCGACGTCGGTGTATCCGTGTCGCGGGTGGGCGGTTCGGCTCAGACGAAGGCGCTCAAGAGCGTCTCGGGCACTTTGAAGATCTCCTTGGCACAGTATCGTTCACTCGAGGCATTCGCGATGTTCGCCTCGGACCTCGACGATGCGACCAAGCGTGATCTGGCCCGCGGCGCCCGCCTGACGGAACTGCTCAAACAGTCTCAGTACACTCCGATGCCCTTCGAGAAGCAGACTGTGTCGATCTTCGCCGGCACCCACGGCTATCTCGATGAGATCGAGGTCTCCGACGTGCTGAAGTTCGAAACTCAGCTCCACGACCACATTGAGCGCAAGACCGGCATCTTCACGACCATTCGTGAGACGCTCAAGCTCGATGACGACACTTCGGCCGAGCTCGACAGCGTGCTGGAGGAGTTCACCAAGAACTTCGTCAGCACGGACTCGAACGGATCCAAGGTCGGCAGTGAGGACACTGCCACCGCGTCCTCCGAAGAGGTCGAGCAGGAGCAGATCGTTCGGCAGAAGCGTTGA
- a CDS encoding L-threonylcarbamoyladenylate synthase has protein sequence MSRRFDVTQSDIRDLVLDECARVSEAGSLLVIPTDTVYGIAADAFSASAVSALLAAKGRGRDMPPPVLVPRAETVFGLVDGVDETILALTSRFWPGPLTIIANAQPSLDWDLGDTHGTVAVRMPDDEYALALLGRTGPLAVSSANVSGQPAATSADAAMEMLGDDVDIYIDGGVRSSGVSSTIVDLTADVPRIVREGPVSTEDLREIVPDIIDLDG, from the coding sequence GTGTCGAGACGATTCGACGTCACCCAGAGCGACATCCGTGATCTGGTCCTTGACGAATGCGCCAGGGTCAGTGAGGCAGGCAGCCTGCTCGTCATTCCCACGGACACCGTCTACGGGATCGCCGCAGACGCGTTCAGCGCCTCGGCTGTGTCTGCGCTGCTGGCTGCGAAGGGGCGCGGACGCGATATGCCCCCACCTGTCCTCGTGCCGCGTGCAGAGACGGTCTTCGGCCTCGTCGACGGGGTCGACGAGACGATTCTGGCGCTGACCTCGCGGTTCTGGCCCGGTCCGCTCACTATCATCGCCAACGCTCAGCCCTCGCTCGACTGGGACCTCGGCGACACGCACGGGACCGTTGCTGTGCGAATGCCCGATGACGAATACGCTCTGGCTCTGCTGGGGCGGACGGGGCCACTGGCCGTCTCCAGCGCCAACGTCTCCGGCCAACCGGCGGCCACCTCGGCGGACGCGGCCATGGAGATGCTCGGTGATGACGTCGACATCTACATCGACGGGGGAGTCCGCAGCTCCGGTGTCTCGTCAACCATCGTCGACCTTACCGCCGATGTTCCGCGGATCGTGCGCGAGGGCCCCGTCTCGACCGAGGATCTGCGCGAGATCGTTCCCGACATCATCGACCTGGACGGCTGA
- the prmC gene encoding peptide chain release factor N(5)-glutamine methyltransferase, whose amino-acid sequence MSTVLRGADRLLADADVPGPAPDSTALLAHAWGIDPSELARRRLLGEAVPVEVTQEFAQLVEQRRQRIPLQHLIGSAAFRHIELQVGPGVFVPRPETELLVTEVLEELDRQQNTTTPFVIDLCSGSGAIALSLAAEHPQLRIIGVERELEALAWSQKNLRRLDLGGSTVELVPGDATTFVDENPHLRGSADVVASNPPYVPDTAVPHDPEVRDHDPVAALYGGSTGLEIPGLIIVQAEKLLRPGGFFIMEHSEEQGQTVRELITSTASLRQAATFPDYTGRDRYTVAHRVGRVNP is encoded by the coding sequence GTGTCGACCGTCCTGCGCGGGGCAGACCGGCTGCTCGCCGACGCCGACGTGCCCGGTCCAGCTCCCGACTCGACGGCGCTGCTCGCCCACGCCTGGGGCATCGATCCCTCCGAGCTGGCCCGCAGGCGACTCCTCGGCGAGGCCGTTCCGGTTGAAGTCACGCAGGAATTCGCGCAGCTCGTCGAACAGCGGCGACAGCGCATTCCACTGCAGCACCTCATCGGCTCGGCTGCCTTCCGCCACATCGAACTGCAGGTGGGGCCCGGAGTGTTCGTGCCTCGCCCGGAGACCGAACTCCTCGTGACCGAGGTCCTCGAAGAGCTGGACAGACAGCAGAACACGACCACGCCCTTCGTCATCGACCTGTGTTCGGGTTCCGGGGCCATCGCCCTGTCACTGGCCGCCGAGCATCCTCAGCTGCGCATCATCGGCGTCGAGCGGGAGCTCGAGGCCCTCGCCTGGTCACAGAAGAACCTGCGCAGACTCGACCTCGGTGGCTCCACCGTCGAACTGGTTCCCGGCGATGCAACGACGTTCGTCGACGAGAACCCGCACCTTCGCGGCAGTGCGGATGTCGTCGCGAGCAACCCTCCCTACGTGCCCGATACCGCTGTTCCCCACGACCCGGAGGTCCGTGATCACGATCCGGTCGCTGCTCTCTACGGCGGTTCGACAGGTCTGGAGATTCCCGGACTCATCATCGTCCAGGCCGAGAAGCTGCTGCGCCCCGGCGGATTCTTCATCATGGAGCACTCGGAAGAGCAGGGACAGACCGTCCGCGAACTCATCACGTCGACGGCCAGTCTCAGACAGGCCGCCACCTTCCCGGACTACACTGGACGCGACCGCTACACGGTGGCTCACCGTGTGGGCCGGGTCAACCCGTGA
- the atpB gene encoding F0F1 ATP synthase subunit A, which produces MGTLNAANTMIQAAESGYHAPSMAEFFPAAFLFEGTPFEMNRVMLIRVLATVAVVVLLAVWAKRMKLVPSRFQSAMELAMEFVTVGIAEDTMGKKRAKKFMPLIVAIFFGILFWNVTKLIPFLNMPGTGVIGLPIVLTLTVYVTYHWAGIAEKGLGGYLKDSLILPGVPWPMHILLIPIEFITKFVTQPFTLAIRLFANMMVGHLLLVLCFSATSFFLLDAANGFQFFSIVTFAGGFFVFILETLIVVLQAYIFALLSCVYINAAVSDEH; this is translated from the coding sequence GTGGGAACACTCAACGCCGCGAACACAATGATCCAAGCCGCTGAAAGTGGTTATCACGCCCCGTCCATGGCGGAGTTCTTCCCCGCTGCGTTCCTGTTCGAAGGCACTCCCTTTGAGATGAACCGCGTGATGCTCATTCGCGTCCTCGCCACTGTGGCAGTCGTTGTTCTGCTCGCTGTGTGGGCCAAGCGGATGAAGCTCGTTCCCAGCCGCTTCCAGTCGGCAATGGAGCTGGCCATGGAGTTCGTCACCGTCGGCATCGCCGAGGACACCATGGGCAAGAAGCGCGCCAAGAAGTTCATGCCGCTGATCGTGGCGATCTTCTTCGGCATCCTGTTCTGGAACGTCACGAAGCTCATTCCGTTCCTCAACATGCCGGGCACCGGCGTCATCGGTCTCCCGATCGTCCTCACACTCACGGTCTACGTCACCTATCACTGGGCCGGCATCGCCGAGAAGGGACTCGGCGGCTACCTCAAGGATTCTCTGATCCTGCCCGGCGTCCCATGGCCGATGCACATTCTGCTCATCCCGATCGAATTCATCACGAAGTTCGTCACTCAGCCGTTCACGCTGGCGATCCGACTCTTCGCCAACATGATGGTCGGCCACCTCCTCCTCGTGCTCTGCTTCTCCGCGACGAGCTTCTTCCTGCTCGACGCGGCGAACGGATTCCAGTTCTTCTCGATCGTGACCTTCGCCGGCGGCTTCTTCGTCTTCATCCTCGAGACGCTGATCGTCGTCCTGCAGGCCTACATCTTCGCCTTGCTCTCCTGCGTCTACATCAACGCCGCAGTCTCAGACGAACACTGA
- a CDS encoding F0F1 ATP synthase subunit delta, translating into MLQSSRLSLQVVLESANAEISNGDAREFGKGELAVVAVLAENVTLRKALADSSESAEKKQQLLRTLFSTRTTEPVLRSSEVAVGQRWARTQDLVTSLEVAGVTAIAAAAQATGRLGQVEEEVFRFARLCESEHELARALDSDASAQSKRELIADLLAGKAEADTITLIEQAAVYPRGLRVATALDQYSDILAARQQRSVADVTVARPLSEAQTEKLAAALSSSYGRDLVLNVQVDPEVIGGVRVQVGDEMMSSTVADRLADVKRKLTR; encoded by the coding sequence ATGCTCCAGTCGAGCAGACTGTCCCTGCAGGTCGTTCTTGAAAGCGCCAATGCCGAAATCTCGAACGGCGACGCGCGGGAGTTCGGTAAGGGCGAACTGGCCGTCGTCGCCGTTCTCGCGGAGAACGTGACGCTGCGCAAGGCCTTGGCGGACTCGTCCGAGTCGGCCGAGAAGAAGCAGCAGCTGCTGCGGACTCTGTTCTCGACTCGGACCACTGAACCCGTTCTGCGTTCGAGCGAAGTGGCCGTCGGCCAGCGCTGGGCCAGAACTCAGGACTTGGTGACCAGCCTCGAAGTCGCCGGTGTGACAGCCATCGCCGCTGCCGCACAGGCGACCGGTCGACTCGGTCAGGTGGAGGAGGAAGTCTTCCGCTTCGCCCGTCTGTGCGAAAGCGAACACGAACTGGCTCGCGCCTTGGACTCCGATGCGTCAGCCCAGTCGAAGCGTGAGCTCATTGCAGACTTGCTGGCAGGTAAGGCTGAGGCCGACACCATCACTCTGATCGAGCAGGCGGCCGTGTATCCGCGCGGGCTGCGGGTGGCCACCGCTCTCGACCAGTACAGCGACATCCTCGCGGCCAGGCAGCAGCGTTCGGTCGCGGATGTGACCGTCGCCAGACCGCTGAGCGAAGCACAGACCGAGAAACTCGCGGCCGCTCTTTCATCCAGTTACGGGCGTGACCTCGTTCTCAACGTCCAGGTCGATCCCGAGGTGATCGGGGGCGTCCGCGTACAGGTCGGTGATGAGATGATGAGTTCCACAGTGGCTGATCGCCTGGCCGATGTGAAGCGCAAGCTCACACGTTAA
- the atpE gene encoding F0F1 ATP synthase subunit C, with amino-acid sequence MDMLAAVEGSVSTIGYGLAAIGPGVGVGIVIGKTIEGTARQPEMAGALRGNMFLGIALIEALALIGIATPFFLP; translated from the coding sequence ATGGATATGCTCGCCGCAGTTGAAGGTAGCGTTTCGACAATCGGTTACGGCCTCGCCGCAATCGGACCGGGCGTCGGTGTCGGTATCGTCATCGGCAAGACCATCGAGGGAACCGCACGTCAGCCTGAGATGGCCGGCGCACTGCGGGGAAACATGTTCCTCGGCATCGCGCTGATCGAGGCCCTGGCCCTGATCGGCATCGCCACCCCGTTCTTCCTGCCCTGA
- the prfA gene encoding peptide chain release factor 1, translating into MADDDTLKASVSALLDEHARLEAELSDPAVHADAGRAKKLTRRYAELEKVAVTARRFSELEDDAAAAEDLAADDADFAAEAARLNEEASQVEAELKDLLVPSDPDDARDAIIEIKAGEGGDESALFAGDLLRMYQRWIDSHGWSSQILDATHSDLGGYKDVTIAVKAKDTGAYGWVKFEGGVHRVQRVPVTESQGRIHTSAAGVLVFPEVDEPEEVALEDNDLRIDVYRSSGPGGQSVNTTDSAVRITHVPTGITASCQNEKSQLQNKEAAMRMLRARILAKQAEEAAAEAADIRRSQVRTVDRSERIRTYNFPENRITDHRTGYKAYNLDHVLAGDLDAVIGSCRDADKAARLDALGD; encoded by the coding sequence ATGGCCGACGATGACACCCTGAAGGCCAGCGTCAGCGCACTGCTCGATGAACACGCACGACTGGAGGCGGAGCTCTCCGATCCCGCCGTGCACGCTGATGCTGGCCGGGCCAAGAAGCTGACCAGGCGATACGCGGAGCTCGAAAAGGTGGCGGTCACCGCCCGGCGTTTCTCCGAACTCGAAGACGACGCCGCCGCCGCCGAAGATCTCGCGGCCGACGACGCTGATTTCGCGGCCGAGGCCGCACGCCTGAATGAGGAGGCTTCGCAGGTCGAAGCCGAACTCAAAGATCTCTTGGTGCCCAGCGATCCCGACGATGCCCGTGACGCGATCATCGAGATCAAAGCCGGTGAGGGTGGGGACGAATCCGCGCTGTTCGCAGGAGACCTTCTGCGCATGTACCAGCGGTGGATCGACTCGCACGGGTGGTCCTCGCAGATCCTCGATGCCACGCACTCCGACCTCGGGGGGTACAAGGACGTGACCATAGCCGTCAAGGCCAAAGACACCGGTGCCTATGGGTGGGTGAAGTTCGAGGGCGGCGTGCACCGAGTCCAACGTGTTCCCGTGACCGAATCCCAAGGACGCATCCACACCTCGGCCGCCGGAGTTCTCGTGTTCCCCGAAGTGGACGAACCCGAGGAGGTCGCCCTTGAGGACAACGACCTGCGCATCGACGTCTATCGGTCCTCGGGCCCGGGAGGGCAGTCCGTGAACACGACGGACTCCGCCGTGCGCATCACTCATGTGCCCACGGGCATCACTGCGAGCTGCCAGAACGAGAAGTCACAGCTGCAGAACAAGGAAGCGGCCATGCGCATGCTGCGTGCACGAATCCTTGCCAAGCAGGCAGAGGAAGCCGCGGCAGAGGCCGCGGACATCCGTCGCTCGCAGGTGCGCACGGTCGACCGCTCCGAGCGGATCCGGACCTACAACTTCCCGGAGAACCGGATCACCGACCATCGGACGGGCTACAAGGCCTACAACCTGGACCATGTCCTGGCCGGAGACCTCGACGCCGTGATCGGCTCCTGCCGCGACGCAGACAAAGCGGCCCGGCTCGATGCGCTGGGAGACTGA
- a CDS encoding MraY family glycosyltransferase, whose protein sequence is MRAYLFILLISALVAYLLTPMVKRVAERGLIFSPLRERDVHSVPTPRLGGVAMFGAVIVALFFASQTPFLQRIFVDMAPIIGIAGAATVLCVLGIIDDIWDLHWITKLAGQALAAGFMAINGVALLSIPFGGVIIGSPRMSIIITILVVLVTINAVNFVDGLDGLAAGVVAIGGSAFFIYSYGLARDASPDSYANLASLITAILVGACVGFLPHNFNPARIFMGDSGSMLIGLLLAASTIRVTGQVDPALIGEERVFATFLPIILPIAVMFLPLLDLGLAVVRRLLAGQSPFSADAKHLHHRMLSLGHSHVRAVLILYTWTALIAFGSVMLLLMPWIYVVCIVGALFAVTLVFTFYPLRVRQKAREEIS, encoded by the coding sequence GTGCGCGCCTACCTCTTCATCCTCCTCATCTCGGCCCTCGTGGCCTACCTGCTGACCCCGATGGTCAAGCGGGTCGCCGAGCGCGGACTGATCTTCTCGCCCCTGCGTGAGCGGGACGTGCATTCCGTGCCGACGCCGAGGCTGGGCGGAGTCGCGATGTTCGGTGCCGTGATCGTCGCCCTCTTCTTCGCCTCCCAGACCCCGTTCCTGCAGCGGATCTTCGTCGACATGGCCCCAATCATCGGCATCGCGGGAGCAGCGACTGTGCTGTGTGTGCTGGGCATCATCGACGACATCTGGGATCTGCACTGGATCACCAAGCTGGCCGGCCAGGCGCTGGCCGCAGGGTTCATGGCGATCAACGGGGTGGCTCTGCTGTCGATCCCGTTCGGCGGCGTCATCATCGGCTCACCGCGGATGTCGATCATCATCACCATTCTGGTCGTCCTGGTCACGATCAATGCCGTGAACTTCGTCGATGGCCTCGACGGCCTCGCTGCAGGTGTCGTCGCCATCGGCGGCAGTGCCTTCTTCATCTACTCCTACGGACTCGCCCGGGACGCCTCACCCGATTCCTATGCCAACCTCGCGTCCCTGATCACCGCGATACTCGTCGGTGCCTGCGTCGGCTTCCTGCCGCACAACTTCAATCCCGCTCGCATCTTCATGGGCGATTCCGGATCGATGCTGATCGGACTGCTGCTCGCAGCCTCGACGATCCGCGTCACCGGACAGGTCGACCCGGCGCTGATCGGCGAAGAGCGCGTCTTCGCGACCTTCCTGCCGATCATCCTGCCGATCGCTGTGATGTTCCTGCCGCTGCTGGATCTGGGCCTGGCCGTCGTCCGTCGGCTCCTGGCAGGTCAGTCGCCGTTCTCCGCCGACGCCAAACATCTCCATCACAGAATGCTCAGTCTGGGACATTCTCACGTTCGAGCCGTGCTCATCCTCTACACCTGGACCGCACTCATCGCATTCGGGTCCGTGATGCTCTTGCTGATGCCGTGGATCTACGTGGTCTGCATCGTGGGTGCACTGTTCGCCGTCACCCTCGTCTTCACCTTCTACCCCCTGCGGGTCCGTCAGAAAGCCAGAGAGGAAATCTCATGA
- the rho gene encoding transcription termination factor Rho, with the protein MSETTTQDSTPRTGSLTALRLPQLQEMAAGLGIKGYRRLRKGELIDAINNHNGSQSDSGQPQAAAKSAPAAPKSSEKETKDEPKRRSSRRSAAPAAKDESSDSQAVETAASSPESASAETSAPEASGANTAAAADESSSQTSGDPDKQRSRRSRSRSGGSDAQHEDNGRSSDDSADGADRNDRDNGRSNDRNRHSDDNDRNDRGSDRNDRGGDRNDDRADDRRNRHGDDNDRGSDRNNDRGNDRNDRGSDRNNDRGNDRNDRNNDRGNDRNDRNNDRGNDRNDRNNDRNNDRRGRQNDDNNRRGRNHNDDDDRGNRRGRGRDRKRRGRGNDEPEIRNDDVLIPVGGILDVHDNYAFLRTSGYLSGPNDVYVSASMVRKNKLRKGDAVAGAIRQPRENERNGKREKFDALVRLDSVNGLTVDDARSRVEFSKLTPLYPQERLRLETTSKLHSTRLIDLVTPIGKGQRGLIVAPPKAGKTMIMQQVANAITENNPEVHLMVVLVDERPEEVTDMQRAVKGEVIASTFDRPADDHTTIAELAIERAKRLVEMGSDVVVLLDNITRLGRAYNIAQPASGRILSGGVDANALYPPKRFFGAARNIEDGGSLTILATALVETGSKMDEVIFEEFKGTGNMELRLSRQLADKRIFPAVDVNASSTRREEMLMTSEETKVMWQLRRLLAGLEQQQAVELLMSKLKETGSNVEFLMQVQKTTPLQKSSTDAN; encoded by the coding sequence GTGTCTGAAACCACTACTCAAGATTCCACGCCGCGCACCGGCAGTCTGACAGCTTTGCGTCTGCCCCAGCTGCAGGAAATGGCAGCGGGACTCGGGATCAAAGGGTACCGTCGACTTCGCAAAGGCGAATTGATCGACGCCATCAACAACCACAATGGATCACAGAGCGACTCGGGCCAGCCTCAGGCTGCTGCCAAGTCCGCACCGGCCGCTCCCAAGTCTTCCGAGAAGGAGACGAAGGACGAGCCCAAGCGTCGGTCCTCACGTCGCAGTGCCGCCCCGGCGGCCAAGGACGAATCGAGCGATTCACAGGCCGTCGAAACCGCAGCGTCGTCGCCGGAGTCGGCTTCTGCAGAGACCTCTGCCCCCGAGGCTTCGGGCGCAAACACCGCTGCGGCCGCGGACGAGAGCTCGAGCCAGACCTCAGGTGATCCCGACAAGCAGCGTTCGCGTCGCAGTCGTTCGCGTTCGGGCGGTTCGGATGCGCAGCATGAGGACAACGGGCGCAGCTCGGATGACTCCGCCGACGGTGCGGACCGCAATGACCGGGACAACGGTCGCAGCAACGATCGCAATCGCCATAGCGACGACAACGACCGCAATGATCGCGGAAGCGATCGCAACGACCGTGGCGGCGACCGGAACGACGACCGCGCGGATGACCGGCGCAACCGCCACGGCGACGACAACGACCGTGGCAGCGACCGGAACAACGACCGCGGCAACGACCGCAACGATCGTGGCAGCGACCGCAACAACGACCGCGGCAACGACCGGAACGACCGCAACAACGATCGCGGCAATGACCGGAACGACCGGAACAACGACCGCGGCAACGACCGGAACGACCGCAACAACGATCGCAACAACGATCGTCGGGGTCGCCAGAACGACGACAACAACCGTCGCGGTCGCAACCACAACGATGATGACGATCGCGGCAACCGTCGCGGACGGGGCCGTGACCGTAAGCGTCGCGGACGCGGCAACGACGAGCCCGAGATCCGCAATGACGACGTGCTCATTCCCGTCGGGGGCATCCTCGACGTCCACGACAACTACGCCTTCCTGCGCACTTCCGGCTACCTGTCCGGGCCCAACGACGTCTACGTCTCGGCCTCCATGGTGCGCAAGAACAAGCTGCGCAAGGGCGACGCCGTCGCCGGCGCCATCCGCCAGCCGCGAGAGAACGAACGCAACGGCAAGCGTGAGAAGTTCGATGCGCTGGTGCGCCTCGACTCCGTCAACGGCCTGACCGTCGATGATGCCCGCAGCCGTGTCGAATTCTCCAAGCTGACACCGCTCTACCCACAGGAGCGGCTGCGTCTCGAGACGACCTCGAAGCTTCATTCGACGCGACTCATCGATCTCGTCACGCCCATCGGAAAGGGCCAGCGCGGTCTCATCGTGGCTCCTCCGAAGGCGGGAAAGACGATGATCATGCAGCAGGTCGCCAATGCGATCACCGAGAACAATCCGGAAGTCCACCTGATGGTCGTCCTCGTCGATGAGCGCCCCGAGGAAGTCACGGATATGCAGCGCGCGGTCAAGGGCGAAGTCATCGCTTCGACCTTCGACCGTCCCGCCGATGACCACACGACGATCGCCGAACTCGCCATCGAACGCGCCAAGCGTCTCGTGGAGATGGGCTCCGACGTCGTCGTCCTCCTCGACAACATCACGCGTCTCGGCCGCGCCTACAACATCGCTCAGCCCGCATCGGGCCGGATCCTCTCCGGCGGTGTCGACGCGAACGCACTCTATCCGCCGAAGCGCTTCTTCGGTGCGGCCCGCAACATCGAAGACGGCGGGTCGCTGACCATCCTGGCCACGGCACTCGTCGAAACCGGCTCGAAGATGGACGAGGTCATCTTCGAGGAGTTCAAGGGCACCGGCAACATGGAGCTGCGCCTCTCGCGTCAGCTCGCCGACAAGCGGATCTTCCCGGCCGTCGACGTCAACGCGTCGAGCACCCGCCGAGAGGAGATGCTGATGACGTCCGAGGAGACCAAGGTGATGTGGCAGCTGCGCCGTCTGCTGGCCGGACTCGAACAGCAGCAGGCCGTCGAGCTGCTCATGTCGAAGCTGAAGGAAACCGGTTCCAACGTCGAGTTCCTCATGCAGGTGCAGAAGACGACTCCACTGCAGAAGTCTTCCACCGACGCCAACTGA